A window of Mobiluncus massiliensis genomic DNA:
GAAACTTCGCCCAAATCCTCAAGTTTGTGGACGACGAACCCACCCGGTTAGAGGTCAGTGCGGAACGTGCCCTGCTGCGTTACCTGGAAGCGGGCTGTGCCGCGCCCTTGGGTGTGCGCGGAGTGGTGACCTGGGACAAACGTGTCGAAGCACCCTCGGGACGCCTAGAACTGACTGCCCGAGTGATCGGAAATCAGGGCGAAGTCCTGGAAGTCAACGGGGAAACCACTGTGCTGCTGGGGGCCGAAGCTGCGCAGCGTGACTTCGCGCTGGCTGCTGCCCAACAGTTAGGGGTGGATTTGGCTGGGGAACTGTTGGCGGCCGGAGCCGCAACAATCGCCGACCTCAAAGCCGCCAAACCCGCGCCAACCCAGAGTGGTGCAAATCAGACGGTAGGTAATGAAAAGGAATTATGGGGGGAATAACATTTGATGAAACCTAAACTGTTGGTGCCCAGGGTCCCGGGCGACGTGTTGGCACGGGGACTGGAAAAGGCGGGTCTGCCGGTGGTGTGCGCGCCCGTGACCGAGAAAGTACCCACTGCCAGTGAGGACTGGTTCGAGCCGATGCAGCGGCTGCAGGACGGGGAATACGACTGGGTTGTGCTCTCCAGCGTGGCCACAGCCACGTTCCTGGACGCTCACTATGACCTGGAAGATTTGTTTGCCCAAGTGCAGGTCGCAGCCGTAGGTGCCGCCACCGCCGAAGCCATCCGTCAGCTTGACGGCCATGTTGACCTAGTTGGGCCCGATCCGGCCTGTGCCGAGTCGCTGGTCAAGGCGTTTCCGCCGGGGACTGGAACGGTGCTGCTACCCGGTGCGGTCGGGGCGGCCCCGACCTTGGGACAAGGGTTGAACCGCAAGGGATACAACGTGGAAAAACTGCGGCTCTATGAATCCGTATCCCTACCCGATTTACCGCTGGAATGGGAGACCGCCCTGGCTCCCGGAACGCTGACCTACGTGCTGGTTACGGCCGGTTCGGTAGCACGCGCCGCCCACGAACTGCTGACGAAAGCCGGCGTGAAACAATGGCCCGAACCCATCGCTTTCGGGAAATCTTCCGCCACCGTGCTGCGAGAACTAGGCTGGTCGGCCGCCGAGGTTTGTGAAACCACGAACACCGAAGGGGTCGTTCGGGCTTATGAAAACGCTGTTCGAGAATTAGAACAGAAAGCCGCACGAGATTAGGGGAGAACTATGACAGGATTACCGCACGCCGCAAATTTGGGGATAGGACCGACCACCCCGAGCGCTACCACAGGACGGCACACCGATACTGGTGAAACCGGAACCACAGCCGGGACGAACGACAAGGTCGTACCCGCGCGGAAACTGCCCCACGGCCTGACCCCTTTTGTGCGTCCGCGCCGACTGCGCACGTCTGTGCCGATGCGTCGCCTGGTGGCGGAAACCCGCTGGAGCCCCGAACAGCTGATTCTGCCCGTATTCGTGCGTGACGGAATTAGCGAACCGGTAGAGATTCCGTCCATGCCCGGCCAATACCAGCACACGCCCGAATCTTTGGCGCAGTTGGGTCGGGAAGCGGCGGATGCCGGCATCGGGGGCATGATTGTGTTCGGAGTCCCCACCGACGCTGACAAAGATGAAACCGGCTCGGCAGCTTGGGACCCCAACGGGATTCAAAACCGGGGCATCGCCGCCCTCGCCGACGCGGTCGGGGATCAGCTGGTGGTCATGGCCGACACCTGCCTGGACGAGACGACCTCGCACGGGCACTGCGGACCGTTGCGCCCAGACGGTGTGGTAGACAACGATTGGGCGGTGTCCTGTTACGCGGCTACGGCGGTGTCACAAGCGCGGGCCGGGGCGGCCGCGGTCGGCCCCAGCGGCATGATGGACGGCCAGGTCGCCGCTATCCGTGAGGCTTTGGACGAAGCCGGGTACAGTGACGTGGCGATTATGGCCTACTCCGCCAAATATGCTTCCGGACTGTTCGGGCCGTTTCGGGACGCGGTCGGTTGCGCCCTGAAAGGCGACCGGCGCACCTATCAGCAAGACCCCGCCAACCGCCGCGAAGGACTGCGCGAAACCCTGCTGGACATTGAGGAAGGAGCCGACATGGTTATGGTTAAGCCCGCCTCGCTGTACCTGGACGTGCTGGCTGACGTGGCCGCGGCTTCACCGGTGCCGGTGGCCGCCTACCAGGTGTCCGGCGAATATGCGATGATTGAGGCGGCGGCCGCCAACGGCTGGATTGACCGTTCCCGGGTCATCGACGAGTCCCTGACCTCGATTGTTCGGGCCGGAGCGGACATCGTGTTGACCTACTATGCGATTGAGGCGGCGCAAGGCTTGGCCTAACCGAGCCCGCGTCACGGCCAGCGAGCCGGAAACGTGACCCGAAAGATCTTGTGACACAGTACTTTCATCACCCAAAGGAGGGCGAAATGACAACGAATGCTGATTTGTTTGCGGCGGCTCAAGCCGTCATCCCCGGCGGGGTCGATTCCCCCGTACGCGCCTACGGTTCGGTCGGGGGCGTGCCGGCTTTCGTGACTCGCGCGAAAGGGCCGCGCGTGTGGGACGCGGAAGGTCACGAGTTCGTTGACCTGGTTTGTTCCTGGGGGCCGATGCTGCTGGGTCACGCCAATGAACGAGTGGTTCAGGCCGTGACGCGCGCGGCCGAGGCAGGCCTCAGTTTCGGGGCGCCCACCGAGTCGGAAACGTTGCTGGCCGAGGCTATCCGCCAACGGGTGCCGCTGGCGGAAAAGGTCCGTTTCGTCTCGACTGGAACCGAAGCGACCATGACCGCTATCCGCCTGGCGCGCGGGGCGACCGGGCGGGATTTGATTATCAAGTTCGCCGGCAACTATCACGGACACTCTGACGGTTTGCTCAGCGAAGCCGGTTCCGGGGTAGCCACCGGCGGTTTGCCCGCCTCCGCGGGAGTACCGGCGGGAATCTCGGCTCTGACCCTGGTGTTGCCCTACAACAATGTGAAAGCTGTACAGGAAGCGTTTGCCCGGCGCGGTTCCGAGATTGCCGCGGTCATCGTGGAAGGTGCCGCCGCGAATATGGGGGTCGTGGCCCCCCGGGCCGGATTCCTGCCCGAAATTTCCCGGCTGTGCCGCGAGTACGGGGCGTTGATGATTCAAGACGAGGTGCTGACCGGGTTTCGGGTGTCGCCCTCGGGCTGGTGGGGGTTGTCCACCGGGCGGGAATATTTGGAAAGTCCAGAAGGCACCACGTCCGGTCCGGCGGGACTGTTCCCGGTAGGGGTCGCTGCCCAAAACGAAGGCGTGACTTTCGGCGAGTTTTGGACTCCGGACTTGCTGACCTTTGGCAAGGTCATCGGGGGAGGCATGCCCCTGGCAGCTATCGGGGGCCGCGCCGAACTGATGAATCAGCTCGCCCCCCTCGGCCCGGTCTATCAGGCGGGAACCCTGAGCGGCAACCCCCTGTCCTGCGCGGCCGGGTTGGCCACTCTACAAGGTGCCGACAACAATGTGTATGGCAAGGTCGATGCGGTGGCCGACACGATTGCGGGCGCTCTGGACGCGGCGTTGAAACGCGAGGGCGTGCCCCACTTCATCGGGCGAGCCGGGTCGCTGTTCTCCGTGTTCTTTTCCGAGACTCCCGTCATCGATTATGCCGGCGCGAAAGCCCAGGAAACCTGGCGATTCGCCCCGATGTTTTGGGAGTTTTACCGGCAAGGCGTCATGTTGCCGCCCTCCGTGTTCGAAGCCTGGTTTGTGTCCGCAGCCCACTTCGGCGACGATGCGGCCATTAACCAGATTCTGGACGCAATTCCGGCCGCGGCGAAAGCTGCCGCCACCGCCCAACCGCCCCAGGCTTGAACGCAGGCGCCAACCACCCCTCACAACTAGTGAAAGCAGAACAAATGGTTACTGAATTTCCCACCGAACACGTTGATTTGGGGGCGCTGAGCCCGGCGATTGCCCTCGGCTCGCTGGACGGACGATACCGCGGGGTCGTGTCCCCGCTGGTGGACTGGTTTTCTGAAGCGGCGGTCAATCGGGCACGTCTGTTCGTTGAGATAGAGTGGCTCATTTGGCTCACGGACCAGGAAGTGCTGGACGGCGCGCCGGTGTTGAGCGCGGCGGAAAAGTCGTATCTGCGCAGTCTGGTCGGAACTTTCGGGGCGGACGAAATCGCTACGCTGAACCAAACCGAAGCGAAAACCAAGCATGACGTGAAAGCGGTGGAATACCTGTTGAAGTCCGCCCTTGAGGCTGCCCCGGAGGCGTTAGGCAGCACGGAAGGACAGGCACTGCCGGGCCTGAAAGAAATGGTGCACATTTTCTGCACCTCCGAGGACATCAACAACCTGACCTACGCGATTTTGATAAAGCACGGGGTGGGACGCGTGTGGCTGCCCGCCGCCCGCGCCTTGCAAACCCAAATCACCGACCTGGCCCGGGAAAACGCGGACGTGCCGATGCTGGCCCACACCCACGGGCAGCCCGCCACCCCCACCACCTTGGGACATGAACTGGCCGTGTTTGCCTGGCGCATGGACCGCCAGCTGAAACGCGTTGAAGCCCAGGAATACTTGGGCAAAATCAACGGCGCGACCGGCGATTTTGCGGCACACACGGTGGCGGTGCCCGGAGCGGATTGGGCGGCGCTGTCCCGCGGATTCGTCGAGGACCGACTCGGACTGACCTGGAACCCGTTGACCACCCAGATTGAATCCCACGACTATCAAGCGGAACTTTATGCGACGGTCACGCACTTCAACCGCATCGCCCACAACCTCGCCACCGATATTTGGACCTATATTTCCCTGCGGTATTTTGCCCAAGATTTGGCGGCGCAAGGTTCGACCGGGTCCTCGACCATGCCGCATAAAATCAACCCGATTCGGTTTGAAAACGCCGAAGCGAACCTCGAGATTTCCTCCGGTCTGTTCGAGGTGCTGGAACAGACCCTGGTCACGACCCGGATGCAGCGCGACCTCACCGATTCCACCACCCAGCGCAATATCGGCACCGCGTTTGGCCACTCCCTGCTGGCAATCGATAATCTGCGGCGCGGGCTGGCCGGGCTGAAGGTTGATGCGGCCGTGATGGCGGCCGATTTGGACGACAACTGGGAAGTGTTGGGCGAAGCAGTCCAACAGACCATGCGCGTGGCGGGGATTGCCGGGGTTTCCGGCATGGATAACCCCTATGAGCGCTTAAAAGAGCTGACCCGTGGGCACAAGGTTGACGGGGCTCGGATGCGGCAGTTCATTGCCGAC
This region includes:
- a CDS encoding uroporphyrinogen-III synthase, with the protein product MPRVPGDVLARGLEKAGLPVVCAPVTEKVPTASEDWFEPMQRLQDGEYDWVVLSSVATATFLDAHYDLEDLFAQVQVAAVGAATAEAIRQLDGHVDLVGPDPACAESLVKAFPPGTGTVLLPGAVGAAPTLGQGLNRKGYNVEKLRLYESVSLPDLPLEWETALAPGTLTYVLVTAGSVARAAHELLTKAGVKQWPEPIAFGKSSATVLRELGWSAAEVCETTNTEGVVRAYENAVRELEQKAARD
- the hemB gene encoding porphobilinogen synthase, with the protein product MTGLPHAANLGIGPTTPSATTGRHTDTGETGTTAGTNDKVVPARKLPHGLTPFVRPRRLRTSVPMRRLVAETRWSPEQLILPVFVRDGISEPVEIPSMPGQYQHTPESLAQLGREAADAGIGGMIVFGVPTDADKDETGSAAWDPNGIQNRGIAALADAVGDQLVVMADTCLDETTSHGHCGPLRPDGVVDNDWAVSCYAATAVSQARAGAAAVGPSGMMDGQVAAIREALDEAGYSDVAIMAYSAKYASGLFGPFRDAVGCALKGDRRTYQQDPANRREGLRETLLDIEEGADMVMVKPASLYLDVLADVAAASPVPVAAYQVSGEYAMIEAAAANGWIDRSRVIDESLTSIVRAGADIVLTYYAIEAAQGLA
- a CDS encoding glutamate-1-semialdehyde 2,1-aminomutase, whose protein sequence is MTTNADLFAAAQAVIPGGVDSPVRAYGSVGGVPAFVTRAKGPRVWDAEGHEFVDLVCSWGPMLLGHANERVVQAVTRAAEAGLSFGAPTESETLLAEAIRQRVPLAEKVRFVSTGTEATMTAIRLARGATGRDLIIKFAGNYHGHSDGLLSEAGSGVATGGLPASAGVPAGISALTLVLPYNNVKAVQEAFARRGSEIAAVIVEGAAANMGVVAPRAGFLPEISRLCREYGALMIQDEVLTGFRVSPSGWWGLSTGREYLESPEGTTSGPAGLFPVGVAAQNEGVTFGEFWTPDLLTFGKVIGGGMPLAAIGGRAELMNQLAPLGPVYQAGTLSGNPLSCAAGLATLQGADNNVYGKVDAVADTIAGALDAALKREGVPHFIGRAGSLFSVFFSETPVIDYAGAKAQETWRFAPMFWEFYRQGVMLPPSVFEAWFVSAAHFGDDAAINQILDAIPAAAKAAATAQPPQA
- the purB gene encoding adenylosuccinate lyase, with product MVTEFPTEHVDLGALSPAIALGSLDGRYRGVVSPLVDWFSEAAVNRARLFVEIEWLIWLTDQEVLDGAPVLSAAEKSYLRSLVGTFGADEIATLNQTEAKTKHDVKAVEYLLKSALEAAPEALGSTEGQALPGLKEMVHIFCTSEDINNLTYAILIKHGVGRVWLPAARALQTQITDLARENADVPMLAHTHGQPATPTTLGHELAVFAWRMDRQLKRVEAQEYLGKINGATGDFAAHTVAVPGADWAALSRGFVEDRLGLTWNPLTTQIESHDYQAELYATVTHFNRIAHNLATDIWTYISLRYFAQDLAAQGSTGSSTMPHKINPIRFENAEANLEISSGLFEVLEQTLVTTRMQRDLTDSTTQRNIGTAFGHSLLAIDNLRRGLAGLKVDAAVMAADLDDNWEVLGEAVQQTMRVAGIAGVSGMDNPYERLKELTRGHKVDGARMRQFIADLGLPPEQTARLQALTPATYTGLAAQLVDYLE